A window from Vulpes lagopus strain Blue_001 chromosome 23, ASM1834538v1, whole genome shotgun sequence encodes these proteins:
- the SNRPF gene encoding small nuclear ribonucleoprotein F, whose amino-acid sequence MSLPLNPKPFLNGLTGKPVMVKLKWGMEYKGYLVSVDGYMNMQLANTEEYIDGALSGHLGEVLIRCNNVLYIRGVEEEEEDGEMRE is encoded by the exons ATG AGTTTGCCTCTCAATCCGAAACCTTTTCTGAATGGATTAACAGGAAAGCCAGTAATGGTGAAACTGAAGTGGGGAATGGAGTACAAAGGCTACCTCGTATCTGTAGATGGCTATATGAACATGCAG cttgcaaACACAGAAGAATACATAGATGGAGCATTGTCTGGACATTTGGGTGAAGTTTTAATAAG GTGTAATAATGTCCTTTATATCAGGGGtgttgaagaagaggaagaagatggagaaatgagAGAATAG